In the genome of Arctopsyche grandis isolate Sample6627 chromosome 13, ASM5162203v2, whole genome shotgun sequence, the window ttatataacaaaagtgcatcaaaaacaaatcattttttaaatattttgaaattgagtaaagccctcaacatgaggccaccacccccaacAAAAAGtctgagagaccctttcgtACGAGAGTACGAGACGGtttttgaaacaatttttttaaatataaaattgaaattaaaagtcACGTCTtcattacatatattgagtataagtattattcaatttCATAATGACTATGTATAATTATAGTATGATTGCATCTTCGTTCAAAttacaaaacaaatttatttcgaTCAATCATGTGATAACAATCATAATatcttttaatcaattttaaatttgaacataTTGCTTTAGATACGGCAAAATAAAACATcgtcaattaattattattacatatacagaATCTAATCTTAATCTTATCTGCGATAGTTTCGGCTTATCTTTTTGACACATAAAACCACACATACTATATTTTGTAACGGATCAACGTTCTTAGAAACTAAACAAACATCGGCTATTCAATAAAACAATTTGTACGTGTTCAATtaggatttattttatattcaatcaaTTGTTAAGTATTCCAAGGCTTCGCTCTCTTCGAAGATTGTAATCATCGAATCGATTACTTCTAAGCCATTTGGGATTATTTGATCAGCCGGCAACATGAATCCGTACTCTCCCGTATCTCTCAATTCGTATGTGTAAACAATAGGTACGTCAAATAGGGATTTAACCCAATCAGCACTTGTTCCACTGGTTttatcttaaattaaaattattccttaaattttaaatacattgtaattatttattaaaaacggtATCTATTTAAATCTTACAAAGAATTTCAGCAGCAGTTCCAAGTTTATAAACAGTCCCGTTTCTTTCAGCTAAGCTTCGAATAGCCTTTTGTCCAATATAGTActggtattaaataaaatttgtaacaaATTAGTGTGAAGATGAAATACCAGAagatgatttaatttaatattaaaaatactcaccAAATCATCATAATTATCCAAATGCTCAGTACTGTGAGCGTATGGAATTAGCAAATATTGGGAATAGGAATGGAAAGAAATGTAAACAACTGTTCTATAAACTATTGACTGTATGAAATTTGCCAAACGACGAGTTTCATTTTCGGAAAAAGGGCCTGTTCCTCCATAAGTGTCGGAGCAAAACTCTGTGCTCGTTGAAAATTCTatgataaatatatgaaaattattaatatttctattCGTATTTAGTTAAAATGTATGAACATCATTTCTATATAACCTCCCCAATAGAAGTCCCAATTTCTATTAGCATCAACTCCATGACATTTCTCATTGACAGATCTTGTTTTGCGCCAATAACGAGTCTGAATTAAAATTATAGATGacgattataataatatgatatttatatttggtacattatttcatttaaatgctAGCTAGGAAGAGATAtgtgtacaaatatttttatataaaattataataggcAAATAATTTGTGAGCAATTTTATAGCCACATGAACGGTTCTGATTTGTTCAAATATCTTTGtatctatttttcatttaattttttaatataacatatataattttaccgTCGAATGGGAGTAGGCATAACCATCTGGATTAACACTAGGGAAGATGTACCAATCGAAACTTTCAGCTATCCTTCTAAAAGCCGGATTTTCGCTATTCAAAACTTCATTAATAAGAAAAGTGGCAGTAGCTGGAGATATCCATTCCCTGGCATGAATACCACCTTCAATGAAAACGTTCTTCTTGTCCGGTTTGAAGCTGATTTTAACACCTTTAATATCCCTGTCTTCGTAACTTTTTCCAGCACTGATCACTTCTACTTGCGGATAAATTCCAGGTAACGAATCCATCCAATCGTATATATCTTCCAGAGTATAATAACTATTCCATTCCATCTTACCGGTAGCTTTGAGATCACCGATCACTTCATTAGATATGAGCctaaaataattcaaacattcaaatatatgtttcatacatattttttctacatattataaGTACTCACTCCTGAAGGTCTTCAATGAAGATTTCAACGTCtattttattactattcatGTACTCTAAAAATCCTATTTGATCAATAGGTGATACCATTATATCAACAGGCCTCCCCTTCATGATAACATTagtccaaaaatctaattttgtaTTGTTTAAAAGACGAGTTAATATTTCTGTTTGTTCCTTTGTTGTAGGATTAATCCTGTAAACTTTATATCCGACATAACTAGCCCTTTCATAATCGCCATTCACGTAAACAATTCCGagaaacaataacaagattAACTTCATTTTTCTGAAATAAGAAATCGAATcgcttttcaaattatttattgcaATAATATGAGAATGATTTAAATACTTACAGTAATCTGAAACGTATGATTTATAAAAGAGTCGCTTCTATActgataaaaattacaaaaatgtatataaataatatatcgtATGTTTCACGTGTAATATTTTACTATAGATAACACTGAACAATAacgaattttgaaattattgttcTTAATATTATGTTTAATCTTTTATCTTAAAAGTACAtatcgaaaaattatttttaaatcattatgaaataaaacacagttataagtatatgtaaaaaaataatttaatgtcaacaataattaattttagtatTCCAATTAGGATAATGTGAAATATGCCAATTTTTCACCTTCTTGAAACATGGCTACAATAGAATCTACGACTTCCAAACAGTTTGGAATAATTTGATTAGCTGGTAGTACAAATCCAGATGAGCCTCTATCCCTCAATTCATAAGTGAAAGCTATCGGAGTTTTATACGTCATTTTGACCCAATCCATACTGCTACCACTAGCCTTatctaatataaataaagtaagaatatatgtttataaccaatgcttttttttacagaaaaaaaataatcgaaaggataataatatttacatataatttctgCAATGTTTCCAACGATGTACTTAGTATTGTATCTCTTAGCCAAACCATTGATTGCCGCTTTTCCGATTCGTAactataattaaatacaaaaatattaagcaaactatgtataatatatagaatgtaatttaaaataatcgttCTTACCACTTCATCATAATTATCCAAATGTTGAGATGTATGACCATACGGCATTAGAAGCATTTGTCCATACGAATGAAAAGCCAAATAGGCGTCTAAAGAAGGTCCAACAGTacttataaattttgataaagaaGACGTTTCTAGTTCTGAAAATCCAGCAGGTCCTCCGTATACTTCAGAACATGGTTTATCACTGGTTCCAGCAACTTATATAGACAATAGATTTATTTAAGTTgagtacatgtatttattttaattcaaaataaagacGTACCACCCCAATGAGCATTCCAATTCCTATTCGGATCAGCCCCGAAACAATTCGAATAAGGAGTCCTTGTTTTGCGCCAAAGACGAgactaaaaacaaataaaataaatttaatatcaaatccatatgtatgtgtattaatatataatttaattaaaaattcacataCGCTATTATGAGTGAAAGCGTATCCATCAGGATTCGTCACGGGGAACAAGTACCAATCGAAACCGTCGGCAATACTTCTAAAGGACTTATCTTTACTGGTCAATAACTCATTGATTAAATACGTGACAGTTGCAGGTGTGATCCACTCACGAGCATGAATACCACCTTCGATGAAAACAGACCTTTTTCCTGGATTAAATGAGACTTTAACACCTTTGATTTGACGTCCTTCGTAAGTGCTACCGACGTTGATTAAAGTTATCGATGGATTTGTCTTGGCTAGTTCATCCAACCAGGAATAAATGTCTTCTAAACTGTGATAAGAATTCCAAGACATTCCTGATCTACTATTTGAAGTCACTTTCTCTTTATCTATAAgcctattttaataataaaaaaaaagataataatcGACAAAAAACaaagttatatttaaattatgttgCAATGTTACTTACATTTGAACATTTTCTATGAATACTTCAGTAATGATTCCTTGATCTTTAACAGTTTTTAAAAATTCCGCTTCATATTTAGGATCCACCATTATATCAACAGGTCTGCTTAAAATTGATAAACCAGTCCAAAAATCCAATCCTTCCATACTATCTCGAAGTGTATGTAAAAAATCCAATTGTTCAGTAGTATTGAGCGAGAGTCGATACACTTTAAAGCCATCGTATTTTTGAACTTCAGTCGTAACTAGCACACAAAACACTAACAAAACTATTAGCTCCTTCATCTTAGCTGTTATTAAAAGAGAGTTGTGCTGGTAACAAAGTCGAATCAGTCTGCATTGATCGCCTTTATACTGGAAGATCGTACCAAAAATGCACAAAAAACACAAAAGGAAAGCATGTAACGGTTAAAAGGAACgtattcaaatttatgtatCGTTAAAGGTGACATCAAGTCTACTTTTCGTATTTGAAATAGTGGGTCAATACGAGGTTCGAATATCAATCtaatttgtgtataaaataacTCACAAACGAAGCTCAAACTGATCGATTGCACTGTAAGGTAGCAGAAATCAAAAGAAAGTATggatataatatgtttatttaaatattgattagcAATACAAAGTTTTGTGTTACATTTCTATGAATTTCTATTGCAATGTTCAGGTTTTACACAGTCTCCATCAGAGTTTCTTATGTAATTCTTCTTGCAAATGCATCCAACTAGACATTCTCTAGTACATGTGCTATTTAATGCATGTGGATTATCGCAAGTCGGTTGACATTTAACACCGCATTTGGTATACTCCTCGTTGTCGTCACATTCGTCTGAATCTGGaatcgaaaaattatttaaattagttGAAGTAATGAGTTATACTGCAGTGTAGTGaaattgagataaaaaaatattagcatAATAAATCGATTTCTAGATCTTTAATGTTCTCGTTGAATTTATTGCCGCCATGAGacctatttttttatcaaaccaAATAGATTTATACTAACTGAAagattatgtttatatgtatgtttgacacACATTTGAAGAATTAATTGAACCCGTGTCTCTCTGctggtataataaaatatatataataaatttcgcAATACTAATGTAAACTTCGTATAATTAACATCGAGTTTACACTGTtttgacattttattatataattataaattttattatatacctatgaatgtataatataggTACAATGTGTGCAtgtcaatataattttaatgagttcttcaatgatacataatatatttatgtacatatgtatatgtatcagtggcgtgccgtcatttgACATTGCCGTCtcctaaaattttaaaatatcaatatttccattaaaataaattcaaatcgttgtctaTATTGATATCattcactcggattagcgaagttcagaaagTGGGGTAGTGGTAGTAGATTATTATgatatggtccgccgcgtcgtttgCTTGCACGTATTCGCCGTCTCAATTATGTTCCCTTCGCGGTATTAgcgaattgttatgtataggcgttccgttgaaaacaaaacatttttaaatttactcgtctcttcaagcatttatcgAATTTttactaagaatattctgatttgtgatAAATAGTTTGTAtgctttttaaattttgacatttggatttcataaaaattttcatgCAAAACATTGGCCTTGTGGCTAAATTCGTTCTATACAAAGTTActttaataaatctaatatgtCTAGCTTCAATACTACCATAAATCTATAAGCACAAATAAGTGCCCTTTCTTCCTAAAGAAAAAGATTGACTCGTGTacttaatatgttaaaaaaatgctcatgaaataatatatgaatgtacaacacataaaaaaaactaattgaaatattttgtgcAATGAAATGTGTAGGTACtaataatttgttatttttttaaaaataacttaaatcgttaaatttttaaaaataacttaaCGTAAAATCTATggccaataaaataatatccgtaTTGAATATTTGTTCGTCAACTAAGCAAATCTACAGTTCTTATGTCAGAAACACCAAAACTGTTATATCTCATGTTGCATGATAAGTCGAATAATAAATCCATAGCTCAGTGTGAAGAGGCTCATACAAGTTTTCAGAAAAGGttccgttttttttaatttttattttattattattcactcGAGCAATGCTGGGCAATTCATCtatttgattaataaaaaaactttttattacatccatatgtatatgaaattactAACACTCCAAAAATAATAATGGCAACAAATTGAAAGAATACTCTCACGAAGTACATAGACTCAAAAGATCAACAGACAAAGTGTGAAAAAATACactcacaatatatgtacatgcactcaCGACTCGATTTACACAATTCAAATCGAATTCAACAGACTAACCGTCTCCAGCTTTGATATCCACCGCCGCAGCCAACAATAGAAAGCACGCACAAATCCACAGCTTCATATTCGAATGCACCATGCACTGATAACTT includes:
- the LOC143921539 gene encoding chymotrypsin inhibitor-like, which encodes MVHSNMKLWICACFLLLAAAVDIKAGDDSDECDDNEEYTKCGVKCQPTCDNPHALNSTCTRECLVGCICKKNYIRNSDGDCVKPEHCNRNS
- the LOC143920768 gene encoding zinc carboxypeptidase-like, with product MKLILLLFLGIVYVNGDYERASYVGYKVYRINPTTKEQTEILTRLLNNTKLDFWTNVIMKGRPVDIMVSPIDQIGFLEYMNSNKIDVEIFIEDLQELISNEVIGDLKATGKMEWNSYYTLEDIYDWMDSLPGIYPQVEVISAGKSYEDRDIKGVKISFKPDKKNVFIEGGIHAREWISPATATFLINEVLNSENPAFRRIAESFDWYIFPSVNPDGYAYSHSTTRYWRKTRSVNEKCHGVDANRNWDFYWGEFSTSTEFCSDTYGGTGPFSENETRRLANFIQSIVYRTVVYISFHSYSQYLLIPYAHSTEHLDNYDDLYYIGQKAIRSLAERNGTVYKLGTAAEILYKTSGTSADWVKSLFDVPIVYTYELRDTGEYGFMLPADQIIPNGLEVIDSMITIFEESEALEYLTID
- the LOC143921671 gene encoding zinc carboxypeptidase-like; amino-acid sequence: MKELIVLLVFCVLVTTEVQKYDGFKVYRLSLNTTEQLDFLHTLRDSMEGLDFWTGLSILSRPVDIMVDPKYEAEFLKTVKDQGIITEVFIENVQMLIDKEKVTSNSRSGMSWNSYHSLEDIYSWLDELAKTNPSITLINVGSTYEGRQIKGVKVSFNPGKRSVFIEGGIHAREWITPATVTYLINELLTSKDKSFRSIADGFDWYLFPVTNPDGYAFTHNSSRLWRKTRTPYSNCFGADPNRNWNAHWGVAGTSDKPCSEVYGGPAGFSELETSSLSKFISTVGPSLDAYLAFHSYGQMLLMPYGHTSQHLDNYDEVLRIGKAAINGLAKRYNTKYIVGNIAEIIYKASGSSMDWVKMTYKTPIAFTYELRDRGSSGFVLPANQIIPNCLEVVDSIVAMFQEGEKLAYFTLS